One genomic window of Candidatus Trichorickettsia mobilis includes the following:
- the yajC gene encoding preprotein translocase subunit YajC, which produces MLITNAYASDDTIAIEGAETLPKAPDQFQSSWTSIVPMVLIFVVLYFFLIRPQEKRRKQQEELVGGVKKGEEVVTSSGIMGTVTKVSDNNIVEIEVAKDVQIKMLKSAIVDITSRKLEVKDKKEQGKSAKSA; this is translated from the coding sequence ATGTTGATAACAAATGCATATGCTAGTGATGATACTATAGCAATCGAAGGGGCGGAAACTTTGCCAAAAGCGCCAGATCAATTTCAGTCAAGTTGGACTAGCATAGTACCAATGGTACTTATTTTTGTAGTTTTATATTTTTTCTTAATTCGGCCGCAAGAAAAACGCCGTAAGCAACAAGAAGAATTGGTAGGCGGAGTAAAGAAGGGAGAAGAGGTGGTAACATCTAGTGGTATCATGGGTACGGTGACTAAAGTTAGTGATAACAATATTGTAGAAATTGAAGTGGCAAAAGATGTGCAAATTAAAATGTTAAAGAGCGCAATTGTTGATATTACTAGCCGTAAGCTGGAAGTAAAAGATAAAAAAGAGCAAGGTAAGAGTGCAAAATCTGCCTAA
- the secD gene encoding protein translocase subunit SecD — MQNLPKSKLIISILCTLIALIYAMPNFTVVSSKWLPSNKVNLGLDLKGGAHLLLDVDFSSYVDDVMEVIGDNLRKLLREEKVGYKNLVIKHNLLEFDLRTENDFEQVKKIIHKLDPKINIESQQRHLQLKYDEAELKQLLGKVIEQSIEIVRMRVDSTGTTEPIIQRQGDRHILLQVPGEENPQQLKNILGKTAKLTFHLVDETANLAEALKGHLPAGSVLIRGETDNTAVVIKKKAIVSGDQLTNAQASFDQNSRAVVAFSFSNLGGKIFAEVTKNNIGKRLAIVLDNRLLSAPVVNEPILGGSGSISGNFTVESANELALLLRAGALPAPLKIVEERTIGANLGADSIASGLTAAIIGFIAVAIFMIWSYGILGIFANIALMLALLYILALLSMLQATLTLPGIAGIILTMGMAVDANVLIYERIKEELRNGASNLHAIRVGFKSAFATIMDSNITTLVVAFILYLFGVGAVKGFAVTLSIGIISSMFAAIIITKLLVDIWVKYYQPKSLGL, encoded by the coding sequence GTGCAAAATCTGCCTAAATCAAAGTTAATCATCTCTATATTATGTACGCTAATAGCTTTAATATATGCGATGCCAAATTTTACTGTCGTGAGTTCTAAGTGGTTGCCGAGTAATAAGGTGAATCTAGGATTGGATTTAAAAGGCGGTGCGCATCTATTGCTTGATGTAGATTTTTCCAGTTATGTGGATGATGTCATGGAAGTGATAGGTGATAATTTAAGAAAGCTTTTACGTGAAGAAAAGGTAGGTTATAAAAATTTAGTAATAAAACATAATTTGCTGGAATTTGATTTACGAACTGAAAATGATTTTGAGCAAGTAAAAAAAATTATTCATAAGCTTGATCCCAAAATTAACATCGAATCACAGCAACGTCATCTGCAGTTAAAATATGATGAAGCAGAGTTAAAGCAATTGCTTGGTAAAGTAATAGAGCAGTCTATAGAAATTGTTAGAATGAGAGTAGATAGTACCGGTACTACTGAGCCTATTATTCAGCGACAAGGAGATAGGCATATTTTATTACAAGTGCCAGGAGAAGAAAACCCGCAGCAGTTAAAAAATATATTAGGTAAAACTGCCAAACTAACATTTCATTTAGTGGATGAAACAGCAAATTTGGCGGAAGCTCTTAAAGGACATTTACCGGCAGGTTCAGTGCTGATAAGAGGTGAAACTGATAACACGGCGGTAGTTATTAAGAAAAAAGCGATTGTTAGTGGCGATCAGTTAACTAATGCTCAAGCCAGCTTTGATCAAAATTCACGGGCGGTGGTAGCTTTTTCATTTAGTAATCTTGGCGGAAAGATTTTTGCTGAGGTGACTAAAAATAATATTGGTAAAAGACTGGCGATAGTATTAGACAATAGATTGTTAAGTGCGCCAGTAGTTAATGAACCAATTCTTGGTGGTAGTGGTTCTATCTCTGGCAATTTTACCGTGGAATCCGCTAATGAGTTGGCGCTGTTACTTAGAGCTGGAGCTTTACCAGCTCCTTTAAAAATTGTTGAAGAACGAACAATAGGTGCTAATCTTGGCGCGGATTCAATAGCTTCCGGTCTTACTGCTGCGATTATTGGATTTATCGCTGTTGCTATCTTTATGATTTGGTCTTACGGAATACTTGGTATATTTGCTAATATTGCTTTAATGTTGGCTTTATTATATATCTTAGCATTATTATCAATGTTACAAGCTACTTTAACTTTACCTGGTATTGCTGGTATAATCTTAACTATGGGGATGGCAGTAGATGCTAATGTATTAATTTACGAGCGGATAAAAGAAGAATTACGTAATGGAGCTTCTAATTTGCATGCAATTAGAGTAGGTTTCAAGTCTGCTTTTGCAACAATTATGGATTCCAATATTACGACGTTAGTAGTAGCCTTTATATTATATTTGTTTGGGGTAGGAGCGGTTAAGGGTTTTGCCGTAACTTTATCAATTGGAATTATCTCTTCAATGTTTGCAGCAATTATAATTACCAAGTTATTAGTAGACATCTGGGTAAAATATTATCAACCAAAAAGTTTGGGATTATGA